The following proteins come from a genomic window of Geminicoccaceae bacterium SCSIO 64248:
- a CDS encoding aspartate carbamoyltransferase catalytic subunit, giving the protein MRGHSPAAMAASDPPLRFEQRHLLGIEGLQPWEIRDLLDLADGYVELNRQIDKKRATLRGRTLINVFFENSTRTRTSFELAGKRLGGDVVNMSVSTSSVKKGETLIDTAMTLNAMHPDVLVVRHPDSGAVALLARHVNCAVINGGDGAHEHPTQALLDALTIRRRKGRLEGLVVAICGDILHSRVARSNLLLLATMGARVRLVGPRTLMPADVDRYGVEVHHDMDRGLEDADIVMMLRLQTERMQGSFVPSVREYFHFYGLTQAKLAFAKPDALILHPGPMNRGVEIDGDVADDINRSAILDQVEMGVAVRMACLEALTRPLRNEL; this is encoded by the coding sequence ATGCGTGGGCATAGTCCGGCCGCCATGGCCGCCTCCGATCCGCCTCTCCGCTTCGAGCAGCGTCACCTCCTCGGCATCGAGGGGTTGCAGCCCTGGGAGATTCGGGACCTGCTCGACCTGGCCGACGGCTATGTCGAGCTCAACCGGCAGATCGACAAGAAGCGCGCCACGCTGCGCGGCCGGACCCTGATCAACGTCTTCTTCGAGAATTCGACCCGCACGCGCACGAGCTTCGAGTTGGCCGGCAAGCGCCTGGGCGGCGACGTGGTCAACATGTCGGTGTCGACCTCGTCGGTGAAGAAGGGTGAGACGCTGATCGACACGGCGATGACCCTGAACGCCATGCATCCCGATGTCCTGGTCGTCCGCCACCCCGATTCCGGCGCGGTCGCCCTGCTCGCCCGCCACGTCAATTGCGCCGTGATCAACGGCGGCGACGGCGCGCACGAGCATCCGACCCAGGCCCTGCTCGACGCCCTGACCATCCGCCGGCGCAAAGGCCGCCTCGAAGGTCTGGTGGTCGCGATCTGCGGCGACATCCTGCATTCGCGGGTCGCCCGGTCCAACCTGCTGCTGCTGGCGACCATGGGCGCGCGCGTGCGCCTGGTCGGCCCGCGCACGCTGATGCCCGCCGACGTCGACCGCTACGGCGTCGAGGTTCACCACGACATGGACCGGGGGCTGGAGGATGCCGACATCGTCATGATGCTGCGCCTGCAGACCGAGCGCATGCAGGGCAGCTTCGTGCCGTCGGTGCGCGAGTACTTCCATTTCTACGGCCTGACCCAGGCCAAGCTCGCCTTCGCCAAGCCCGACGCCCTGATCCTTCATCCCGGCCCGATGAACCGGGGCGTCGAGATCGACGGCGACGTCGCCGACGACATCAACCGCAGCGCGATCCTCGATCAGGTCGAGATGGGCGTGGCCGTGCGCATGGCCTGCCTCGAGGCGC